From the genome of Nicotiana sylvestris chromosome 2, ASM39365v2, whole genome shotgun sequence, one region includes:
- the LOC104234331 gene encoding V-type proton ATPase subunit F — MANRPPIKTSNSALIAMIADEDTITGFLLAGVGNVDLRRKTNYLIVDSKTTVKQIEDAFKEFTTREDVAIVLISQYIANMIRFLVDSYNKPIPAILEIPSKDHPYDPAHDSVLSRVKYLFSTESVASGRR, encoded by the exons ATGGCTAACCGACCTCCTATCAAAACTAGCAACTCAGCCCTTATTGCCATGATTGCTGATGAG GACACAATTACAGGATTTTTACTGGCTGGAGTTGGCAATGTTGATTTGAGGAGGAAAACAAATTACCTTATTGTGGATTCAA AAACAACGGTGAAGCAGATTGAAGATGCGTTTAAGGAATTCACCACAAGAGAGGACGTCGCAATCGTGTTAATCAGCCAATAT ATTGCCAACATGATACGATTTTTGGTTGATAGTTATAATAAACCAATTCCAGCCATTTTGGAGATTCCTTCAAAGGACCACCCATACGATCCTGCCCATGATTCTGTTCTGTCACGAGTGAAGTATCTCTTCTCTACTGAATCAGTGGCCTCTGGAAGGCGTTAA